AACATCAGTGATGATGCCCGAGGTAGTCCCTTTAACAAAAACGGATGCTCCTATTAATTTTTCATTATTACTAGCATCAAAAACCACCCCTTTCACAATAGCCTGCGAAAAAGATAGACTGGTAAACCCAGATAAGATTAGGATTAGCAGAAGTTTTCTTAGAGTTCGAATCATAGTAAGAATTGGTTTAGGTTGTTTGAAGATATTATTTAGAAAAAATATTAGTTTCATTGAGGATTAAAAGCAGGTATGTGATTTGAGTAGCTTGTTTTCATTAATCCAAGTTGTAATTTATGGCTTTATTAAAAAAGTAAATATAATTATCCATAACTTACATTTTATTATTTGTGGGGAAATTAAACCTAAAAGGCATGAAATTAGAATAAAAAACTGTTTTTCTATGATTTAGCCATAAAATGCAATGAGTGAAGTTGTAGATTAGCTTTATTATAAAAGTTAGCACTGTACAAATCATTCTATGTCTAATAACGATTCGCTTTCATAAATATCATTATTGTTCAGAACCTTGAATGAGCCGAAGGTTTACCTATGCCACCTTTCTTGCTCGATAACAAGAAAGGTGGTCATAAGCATGGGGCGTACATCTACATTTTTTAAACTCCTTTTGGACTAGTATATAATTCAATTTAATACAACCACTATCTATGAATTAAACACATAGAGTTCTGCGTGGATCTGAGTTATAAACATGTCATACTAGTTATTAACAAGTTAAAACAAAAAATAGCTTTCTATTCCAGCCATATTCGCCTTTTTAGACAGCCTCCCTCCATAAACCAATACAGGTGTTCCCTCTGCAGGAAATCTTGCCCAGAATATCAGGCAATAAATCCTGTGATGGAAAATCCTAACCAGAAATATTATGCGGAGATATTGCATGAAAAACTGAAGAGCAACAAAATATTTGTGGTAGTAATTTACAATTAAAATTTATATCTGCAGAGCAGCATAACATTAATAAACATTCTAAAACAAATACATTCAACATTTAATCGAACAAGACCGCATCTGAATACTTAATGCTAAATTTTGGCAAATATTTTTTTATCATTTTAATATAAACTTAAAAGTATTCAAATAATAATTATACCTTTATAGTACAAATAAGATTTATAAAAACATTAATTTTATAAAAAAGGTAAATAAAATATTTTCCAAAACTAATGAAACATTATTTACCCTAATAAACATTATTTTCATTTTACAATAATTTTAACTCAATTAATTACAAACAAAACAAAATTCTAGGATCTATGAAAAAATTACTTACACTACTAACTTTGTGCGCATCGTTAAATGCTTTAAGTCAAACGAATACATTTCCAACAACTGGAAATGTAGGGATTGGAACTACAACCCCATCAGCACGTCTTCATCTTTATATAACTACTGGTACAATAAACCAAATATTAGAAACTGGCAGTTCTAGTGCAAATACAAATTTTATTAGTTTTAAGTATGCCGGTATCCAAAAGGGTTTGATTGGTTTTGGAACAACAAATACGCACTTAGATTTGTGGAATGTATTTAATACAAACATTAGATTTGCTACAAATAATGTTGAAAGATTGACAATATTAGGCAACGGTAATGTAGGTATAGGTACTACAAATCCTGGAAGTTATAAATTAGCAGTTGAAGGAACAATAGGTGCCAGAGAAGTAAAAGTAACAACACTTGCTTGGGCCGATTTTGTTTTTCAAAAAAATTACAAACCAATGCCATTAAATGAATTGCAAAAATATATAATTGAAAATAATCATTTACCCGAAATACCTACAGAAGAAGAAGTAATAATTAATGGAATTGGATTGGGCGAGATGAATGTAAAACTACTTCAAAAAATCGAAGAACTTACTTTATATATAATAGAACTTAACAATAAAGTTAACAATTTAGAAGAACAGTTGAATAGCAAATAAGAAAATTGTTTCCACATAATTTAATTAACACTTCACCTTATAATGAAAAAAAGTTACACACTCCTAATATTTATTTTCTGTTTTTTACTACAAGGATATGGACAATGTATTAAAGAACAGATATCTACCGATCCAACAAATCCGGTAAATAATGAGATCCCAGCTATGAAAAATTATTTCGATTGGATGCAACCATCTTTTCAACTAAATTCAAGCGAAATTAATATTAATCCTATTGCATCTCCGTTCTATCAGGTTGATAACGACATTATTAATCATTTTGTAGATTCTAAAGACTATCTTCCAATAGATGGATGGGAATTAATAAAGAAAGATTTTGGGTATAATGGTACTGGAATTGTTACCTCTCCCTACCTTATCTTATATAATCGATTTAGTGGTATATTAAGATGTTTTGTTGCCATGAAACAAGTTGCAGGATATAATGCAGCTAAATTTACATTAAGTTTTACATCAGCTTCACCTGATAGAACACATTCACTTTCGTCAATAGGAACACCTCTTGATAAACAGATTGGAATTCCAGAAATTTCTGTGCCTACTGCTTTCACAAATGATCCGGGAAAATGGTTTTATGCTGATTTTGCAATGAATTACGATCCTTGTATTTGTAACGCTAACTCTAAACTGTTAATCTCCGTTGATTTGATAAGAAATTCCTCTATCGATATGAAAGGATTTTATGAGGGAACACTTGTTAGTATTGATAATGGGAATATCAATAAAATAAATACAGGAAGTAGTTTATCATTAAAAAATATTGGAAGTTCTTTTGAAAAAGGTCAAAAAGTGTATAATTCAATTGAAAAATTGAAAAATGAGCAACTTAAAAACGTATTGTCTAAATCGCAGTATTGGAATAATTGGGTGAATTCTCAAGCAGTTCATTTAGATGATCTTTCTCTTGCTGATTTGGACTATTTTGTTCAAACTAATACATTAGAGTCATTCGTAACGACTGAGTATAATTTTTTTAAAGATAAACTCAATTTGTTTCAAAAAGAACTCATTTCAGATAATTTTCTTAAAACTGGTCTCAGAGCAGCACCTTATATAGGAGCAGCATTTTCTTTTATTGATGCATTTATTTCTGGGGGAAGACAAGCGACAAGTCCACAACCAGTTAAATTAATGCCAATGTCAATTAATATGAATGCAACATATTCTGGTACAATTACAACTGATTTGCCCTATAGAGATATAATATTCTATAACCCAGGAACGTCAGCATCAACAATGAGTAATTATAACGAATATCCCTACTACAATAATGGTTTAGGTGTAATGAATTTAGTTGAAACGCCAAAAGTTGATGTACAAGAAGATATTAATTATTGGTATGAACCTGACACTTGGGCAAATATTTATGATATTCAGTGGAAATTTCGCATGAATGCTAATCAGATTAAATATATTATAAACCCAAATGCTGGAGTAAAAGATAGTGCAGAAATTTTTGCTCAACTTATATTTCAATTTACAACTGACCAAGGTTATGGGGCCACCCTTGATTTCGGAAATTCTCCAATTATCGACTTTCAAAATCCAGAATTTAATAAATATTTCTATTACTCAAAGCCAATGCCCTTATCATTTTATAATGATTTAACGATTAACGCTCAGGCCTCATATACAACTCAATACACTGAACTTGTATCAGTTTCATTAAAACTTTTTTTCAATTTTAAGAGATCAGATAACCTCTCGAATGCTCAAAACATATTTTACGTTTCAACGTTCCCAACTATAATAAATAAAGTTAGTTCAGTTGCCCAAGGTTCTCTATCTTCAATACCAAATTATAAAACCTTTTATGAACAAGGTAATAAAACCATAGTATCTAATGAAAAGGCATGGGAAACAATTGAAGTTAGAAATACAACACTATCCTCCGCTTCAAATTTTTACTTATCAGCAAGCAATATTATCCTTAAAAACGGAGCAGTAATTAAACCTGGAATTACAATTAAAGCAGGAGACCCGATTGGAGTAATACCTGTTAATATTAGCCCTATTCCAGTATCAAATATTGATTGTTTAAGCAGGTATCCTTTAAGATCTTCTAAGAAGAATAATACTGATAATGATAACATAAAAGTTTTCCCAAATCCTTTTAATGAGCAACTTAGAATTGAGGATTTAAATAACTCAATAGCTACTATTAACTTATTTGACTTACAAGGTCGTTTGATATATTCTACCAAAGAGGTCAGTTCTTCAAATACTATTAACACAAGCGAATACCCACTAGGTGTTTACATATTGAAACTTTATACTAAGAATGGTCCAATTATTAAAAAGATTATTAAATCAAATTAGAATAGTCCCTATTTAGTTGGTATTTTCTTTTAGGTACATAAGATTGAACAAAGGAGGTTGTATCAAAAAAAGTTAAGCCTCCAAGATTTGAATATTTGGATAGCATGAATAAAAAGAGGGGGTCTCAGACTTTTGAGACCCCCTCTTCGTTTAAATTATGAAAAATAGAAATGTTAGATAAAAAAACTATATCTAATGGCTTTTTTTAATAATCCATATTCATTAAAATATAAATCTAAGTCCAAACAAAGCACCCCATGTATTGCTGGTACTAATTGTTTTAGTTAAAGATGTACCCGCCTTAAATGCATCAACAGTGTTTGCATTCAACCTAAAAGTAGGAGCAGTAGTTACTGTTGGACGACCAACCATAGTTAAAGGACGAATATTCTCATAATTTGCTAGTGGAACATAAGAAATTGTCCCCCAATTATCGTTAATCATGTTTCCAACATTAAGTAAGTCAATACTTAACTGCAAGGTGTATTTTCTGTTAGACCCAAAGTTTGTGAAAATATCTTGAAGGATTTTAATGTCAAAACGGTGAACCCAAGGTTGAACATGTCCAAAACGTTCAGCATATTCTCCTTTGTGCTTACTCAAGTAGTCATTGTCATTAACATATTCAAAGAATGCCGCTGATTGCTCTGCTGCAGTCATAAGAACACCGCCAGTAGGAGTATAGTCAACAAAGGTTATCTCAGATGCATCTTTTGGAATATACATAAGGTCAGAGCTGAAACCATCATTATTTAGGTCGTTTGAATAGGTATATGACCAACGACCAGTTTGATATCCCTTGTAGGAAATTGAAATTGTTGTAGCAAACATCTTGGCGTACTCAATTCTATAAGTAGCATAACCAACTAATGAATGTGGTGTAGAGAAGTTAGAATAGCTTAACCCAGGATTGTTAAGACTTCCAATACCTGTATTGGATGAGTATGCTGAGGAAGCTGATGAGCCGGGGTTTGAGGAAATATCCTTAGCTGCTGAGTAGGTATATGCGAACATACCTGATAATCCATGACTAAAGTTCTTGGTTAGCTGGGCTGTTACAGAATACTGATAACCTTTACTTGTATTTGAAAGTATAGTTGCATTAGCAATACCTGTTTGATATCTTCTAATCCCATTCTGAACAGCAGACGCTGCATTGTAAGTCCAGAAAGGTCTTGAGTCAGCACCTACCATTGTGTTATCTGCGGGCTTCTCATTAATATTTAGCTGTTGAACGGCATTAATATCCTTACCATATAGTAACTCCCCAGTAAACACCATATTATATGGGAGTTCAACATCAACCGCTAAATTCGAACGCCATACCTGAGGCATTTTAAAATCTTTTGAAACCTCTGCAAGGCTTGAACCGTTTGGAAGAGCTCCTGGAGTTTGAGGGAAAAGAGTTGGATTATCAGCAATAAACTGTTTATAGTCAGGATGGAAAGCCAATCCTGTAAGGTTAGCATTACCAGCAGCCCAACCAATTTCAGGAGATTGAATTACCCCGGAGTTTGTAGGTTGGTTTGTGAACCATACAAATGGTAGCAGACCAGTAAAAATACCTGTTCCTCCACGTACTTGCAATGAACGATCCCCTTTCACATCCCAGTTAAATCCCAAACGGGGTGAGAAGAGCAGTTTACTCTTTGGCCACGAACTTACGTCTATTTTTTTACCATTGAAATCTAACGCTGCAATTGCGGGGTTATCGGTTAGTTTATCGAAAAAGAATGGTTTTTCGATACGCATACCAAAAGTTAATTTTATGTTAGAATTCACCTTCCATTCATCTTGTCCATAAACAGCACCCAGACCAAAAGTTAACTCTGAACCTGGAGCATCGTTACCATTATAACCATAGGTAACACCAAAACCGATTGGGGTTGCACCATTAATAAAGTCATCAACCGAAGCATAACGGTAGTATGATGTTCCTTCACGAATATATGCGTTACGGAAGAATAAACGATCAAATGAAGCACCTGCGGTAATAGTATGCTTGTTAAAGTTGAAAGTTGTGTTATTGGTGAAACTAAGGTTTTTGTTTGTTACATCATTATTAAAACTAAACAGTTCATAACCAAACGACATATACTGATCGCCACCTTGCCAAATATCAACAAATGGAAAAAGTTTAGATGGGCTAGTACGTGTATCTTGAATAAATGTATAACTAGCAAGGAATTTGTTCGAAATTCTGGTGTTGAATGCACTATTTAATTCAGTAGTGAATGAACGAACTGTATTCTTAAACCCGTAAAAAGAATTTGAGAAGGCTATTGATTGTGTTCCAATACGCGATGAACCACGAAGTGCAAGTGGTCCGCTATTTGCGTTGGTTTGTTGGTCTGAAGTACCAACTACATCGTTATAACGAACAATCAATTTATGTTTTGAACTAATATTCCAGTCGATACGAGCAAGTAATTTAGTATTCTTATTTTTAAAAGGATCAAAACCTTGGTATTTACCCGGATCGTAACCATAAGTATTGATAAGGTGATCTTTTACTCTAATCAAATCGACCTCTGTTGTTCTAGCAATCAATTGATTTGCAACAGCAACACCATCGGTACTTGGTTTCCAGTCAACGCCAGGGATATTAACCTTTTCGATTTCACCATTTACAAAAAAGAATACTTTATTCTTGATTATAGGACCACCTAAACTTAGCCCATAATTATTGCTGCTCCTTGAATTTGCCCCAACAACATCCTTACCATTAACAGTACTTCCCGTAAAAGATTCAGGCCGTAAATAAGTATACAAAGATCCTTTGTAGTTGTTGTCACCACTTCTTGTAACAGCATTTATACTCGCACCAGTAAATTGTGATAATCTTACATCAAAAGGTGCAATATTAACAGTTACCTGTTCAATAGCATCCAATGAAATCGGTTGTGCCTCACCACCAGGAAGAGGATTGCTGCTAAGACCAAAATTGTTATTGAAAGCAGCTCCATCGACTGTAATTGAATTGAATCGACCATCACGTCCAGCAAATGAGTTGCCTTGGGATTGGGGCGTCAATTTCGAAAGATCCGTGATACTACGGTTAATTGTCGGAATACTAGTAACCTCTCTGCGGCTGATGTTGGTCAGAGCACCAGTGCGTTGAGAGTTGATTATAGGGTTTCTGACCGCAGAAACAACAACCTCCTTTATCTCGGTGGTTGCTTCTTTTAACTCACCATTTAAAACATAAGTCTCGCCAAGGTTAAGGTCAATATCTTTATAGACAGCAGGAGCATAACCTACAAACGAAATTGTAACTGTATATGGTCCCCCGACCCTTAACCCTGTAAGCATATAGTTACCACCTCCAAGGGTAGTTGTACCATATGAAGTACCAGATGGTTCATGAACTACAACAACGGTTGCACCAGGTAGTGGAGAACCATTGCCATCAAGAACCCGTCCGTTTAGCGACGAGGTGGTTACACCCTGCGCATTAACCATAACTGATATTAATATCAGCCCGGTTAGCAAGTAAATAAAACGAATTGGTTTAGACATAAATTTGGTTTTAGGGTTTATTAAAATTGTATTACGGTGTTTCATCCTATTTTTATGCAAAAGATTATCAATATTTAAGGTGCAAAATTAGCTGTAAACTACATTATCAATGTTAATTAGACGTTAATTATATCAATAGTAAATAAAAACATATTAAAATCATTAAATAAAGTTATACAATAGATTTTTTTGCTAAAATACATCAAATGAATGTTTAAATATCATGTAAAATAATTTTCTCCAGAATTATTTTTGTTGCACCCGCTTTTCTCATAAAGTAATCATTTGACGAATTCTTAACTTTTTGAAACATCTCTGCCGAAATAAAAAAATGATTTAATGAATCAGAAAAACTATTCAGATTATCAATTGAACGAGCGGATCCAATTTCAATTAGCTCAACCGCCTCCTGAAACCTTTGGTAATTCGGACCAAAAATAACTGGCACTCCAAACACCGCTGCTTCAAGAGTATTATGAATCCCAACACCAAAACCACCTCCAATATATGCAATCGTTCCATATCTGTATACCGAAGAGAGTATTCCGATAGTATCTATTATTAACACCTGAGTATCCCCCAAGTCTGTCTCGTTAGGGTTTGTATAAAGCATCGATTTAATGCCAATCTTTGCTCTGAATTTTTCGATATCCTGTGGGTTAATCTCGTGTGGGGCTAAAATCAACTTAAGGTTATGGGGGTTTTTCTTTAAGTACTCTAGTATCACCTCCTCATCCTTTTGCCATGTGCTTCCAGCAACCAGTACTTTAGAATTTAACGCAAACTTCTCAAGTAAAGAAATTGTTTTAGCGGCTTGGGCATTTGCCATTACCCTATCAAATCGGGTATCACCTGCTACAGTTACATTACTAATACCAATACTGGCAAGTAATTCCTGGGATTTTTTATTCTGTACAAATAGATGTTCAAAGTTGGAAAGAAAACTACGATACCACTTCCCGTAGGATTTAAAAAAAACTTGTTCTTCTCTGAAAATAGCAGATATAATATAGGTTGGAATATTCCGCTTCTTAAGTTGATTAAGGTAGTGATACCAAAATTCGTACTTGACAAAAATGGTTGCTATTGGATTTACTATTTCAATAAATTTAATGGCATTTCTCCTTTTATCTAGCGGCAAATAGAATATATAATCGGCTTTAGGGTAGTTTTTTCTGATCTCATAACCAGAAGGTGAGAAAAAAGTAAGAAGTATTTTAATGTCAGAATATTTTTCACGGAAAGCCTCAATCACAGGTCGACCCTGTTCAAACTCCCCAAGCGATGCGCAATGAAACCACACAATCCGATCATCTTTTTTTATCGTTTCTCTGAGACGGCTCTCCCATCTATTCCTCCCTTTTTTCCAGAGTTTTGCTTTTCTATTAAAGGGAGAAACAACTGTAACAATAAGTTGATAGATTAATATTCCTAGGTTGTAAACAAATACCATTTGATAAATATTAGGGTGTAAATTTAATTCCTGTACTTTACATTAACAATAAAACTTTTTAACAAACCGTTAGTATTTATAAAACATTGATAATTAAACAGGTGTAAATTATCTCTCAAACTCATTTATGACTATGATGTTAGGATTTATTTCCTATAAAAAATGGGTGTATTTTCGTATGTTCGTTAATAAAAATTTATATCGCTTGATCCGTATAGCCCAATTAACATTTTTGATTTTAATAAACATCAGTTTATTTGCTCAATCATATACGAATAAGCGAATTATAAAAACTGTTGCCATTTCCGATACGATAAAACTCGATACGCTCAGCATTATTCCCAGTTCATTTTTTATGATCGATAATAATGGTAGAACTATAGATTCTACTTATTATAAACTGATGTATTCCGAATCAATTCTTATTCCATCAACCAAACTTAAAGAACAGTCAAATACATATAGCGCTGTTTATCGCGTATTTCCTTTATCTTTTTCGAAAGAATATTTCAATAAAGATAGGAGTAAGTTTTTCTCCCCTGATAGTTTAATTGGAAAACAAATAATTAAATACACCGTAAATAATACGTATCAAAAGCCATTCGGAGACAATATCGAATCATCAGGTAGCATTTCAAGGGGAATAAGTTTTGGAAATAATCAGGATCCAGTTGTGAATTCTGGGCTTAATTTACAGATTAGCGGTAAATTAGATAATAATATTAGTATTGAAGGAGCTATTTCGGATAAAACCATTCCTTTTCAACCACAAGGGAACACACAACGGTTGAAAGAGTTTGATCGTATTTATCTTAGGGCGTATACTTCAAATTTTGAAATTCAGGCTGGGGATATCGAGGTTAAATCGCAGAACAATGGGTTTCTAAGATATAAAAGAAAGGTTCAAGGACTTTCTTTATCGACTAACCAAGATTATATTTCAGTAGGTGATACTTCTAGTATAAAAGCCTCTATGGCTGTTGCTAAAGGGATATTTTCTAGAAATTCATTTACTGGTATCGAGGGTAACCAAGGACCATACAAATTAAAGGGATCCGAGGGGGAGACCTATATTATTGTAATTGCAGGGAGTGAGCGGGTTTATATTGATGGGAAAGCATTGACAAGAGGGGCAACAAATCAGTATACAATTGATTACAACACAGCTGAGGTTTCGTTTACACCAATGATGCGAATTACTGGGAATAGCAGAATTAGCGTTGAGTTTGAATACACAAATAGAAGTTATGCCCGGTTTGTACTTGCATCTGAAGTTGAGCAAAAAATTAAAAGAACTAATATTAGAGTTAGTGTTTTTTCGGAAAAGGATAGTAAAAACCAGCCTGTCGATCAGGATATATCCAAAGAGCAAATCGGTTTACTCCAAAATATCGGCGATAATATCAGCCAGGCATACATTCCACAAATTGACTCGGTTGACTTTAACCCCGATAAAATACTATATGAAAAACGAGACACGGTAGTAAATAACACAACCTATATAATATATAAGCACTCAATAACGCCTCTATCATCTCATTTTCAGTTGAATTTCACGTACATGGGAGAAGGTAAAGGGAGTTATGTTCCATTGTATAGCAATGCTAATGGTAGGGTATACACATGGGTTGCGCCTGTAAATGGTAAATCGATGGGTAACTATGAACCTGTTAAAACTTTGGTTCCCCCAAAGCAGAAGCAGATGGTAACTGTTTTTGTTGAAAGAAGAATATCTAGCGATGAGTTTATTAGTTCTGAGGTTGCCTTGAGTCGAAATGATATTAATACATTTTCATCGAAAGACAAGGGGAATGACATTGGGCAAGCACTTAGGATTGAGTTTAAGAAAAATATATTTAAAAGAGATACTATTCGAAGCACATGGATATCTGGTAATGGGGCAATAACATCGTATAACTTTTCAAACATTGATAGATACCGAGATGTTGAGTTTGAGCGTGATTGGAATATTAATCGACCTACAACGGGTGGTGATGAGAAAGAGTTTTCAATGGGAATTGGGTTTAAGAGCAAAAAGTGGTTTTTATCCGGCATATCGCAAGGACTTGCCCTTACAGATGATTATTGTGGGTTAAGGAATACTATTAAAGGGCAGTATAGAACAATGAAATTGAGAAATGAGTTTGAGGTTAGTAATCTTTCATCTAAGGACTCACTTAAAACATCTGATTTTAATAGATTAAGAATCGTATCTGATATCAATATTAAAAAAATAGTTTTTGGTTTAAATTTTGAGGGAGAGGATAATAGCCAAAAGGACAAGAATACTAACAAACTACTACAAACAAGTTTCAGATGGTTTCAGTCAGAATTCAATATAGGGTTACCCGATTCATTACCGAGAATGGTTAGTTTAAATTATAAATTTAGGAAGGATTGGAAAACTCCTGAAACACAGTTAAAAACTTATTCTTTTTCACAAGATATAGGTCTAAAGGTGCGATTAGCTAAAAGGCAAAACAGCAGGCTAAATTTTTATGCGGGTTATCGGCTATTCAACCCAATTGATACAACATATGCAAAATCGTTGAAAAAGGAAAACACCCTTTTAAGTAGAGTCGACTATTCGTTTATAATTGTCAAGGGTTTAATGTCTACAAATGTTGGATACGAATTAGGGAATGGCCTTG
This genomic interval from Bacteroidales bacterium contains the following:
- a CDS encoding 3-deoxy-D-manno-octulosonic acid transferase, with product MVFVYNLGILIYQLIVTVVSPFNRKAKLWKKGRNRWESRLRETIKKDDRIVWFHCASLGEFEQGRPVIEAFREKYSDIKILLTFFSPSGYEIRKNYPKADYIFYLPLDKRRNAIKFIEIVNPIATIFVKYEFWYHYLNQLKKRNIPTYIISAIFREEQVFFKSYGKWYRSFLSNFEHLFVQNKKSQELLASIGISNVTVAGDTRFDRVMANAQAAKTISLLEKFALNSKVLVAGSTWQKDEEVILEYLKKNPHNLKLILAPHEINPQDIEKFRAKIGIKSMLYTNPNETDLGDTQVLIIDTIGILSSVYRYGTIAYIGGGFGVGIHNTLEAAVFGVPVIFGPNYQRFQEAVELIEIGSARSIDNLNSFSDSLNHFFISAEMFQKVKNSSNDYFMRKAGATKIILEKIILHDI
- a CDS encoding TonB-dependent receptor codes for the protein MVNAQGVTTSSLNGRVLDGNGSPLPGATVVVVHEPSGTSYGTTTLGGGNYMLTGLRVGGPYTVTISFVGYAPAVYKDIDLNLGETYVLNGELKEATTEIKEVVVSAVRNPIINSQRTGALTNISRREVTSIPTINRSITDLSKLTPQSQGNSFAGRDGRFNSITVDGAAFNNNFGLSSNPLPGGEAQPISLDAIEQVTVNIAPFDVRLSQFTGASINAVTRSGDNNYKGSLYTYLRPESFTGSTVNGKDVVGANSRSSNNYGLSLGGPIIKNKVFFFVNGEIEKVNIPGVDWKPSTDGVAVANQLIARTTEVDLIRVKDHLINTYGYDPGKYQGFDPFKNKNTKLLARIDWNISSKHKLIVRYNDVVGTSDQQTNANSGPLALRGSSRIGTQSIAFSNSFYGFKNTVRSFTTELNSAFNTRISNKFLASYTFIQDTRTSPSKLFPFVDIWQGGDQYMSFGYELFSFNNDVTNKNLSFTNNTTFNFNKHTITAGASFDRLFFRNAYIREGTSYYRYASVDDFINGATPIGFGVTYGYNGNDAPGSELTFGLGAVYGQDEWKVNSNIKLTFGMRIEKPFFFDKLTDNPAIAALDFNGKKIDVSSWPKSKLLFSPRLGFNWDVKGDRSLQVRGGTGIFTGLLPFVWFTNQPTNSGVIQSPEIGWAAGNANLTGLAFHPDYKQFIADNPTLFPQTPGALPNGSSLAEVSKDFKMPQVWRSNLAVDVELPYNMVFTGELLYGKDINAVQQLNINEKPADNTMVGADSRPFWTYNAASAVQNGIRRYQTGIANATILSNTSKGYQYSVTAQLTKNFSHGLSGMFAYTYSAAKDISSNPGSSASSAYSSNTGIGSLNNPGLSYSNFSTPHSLVGYATYRIEYAKMFATTISISYKGYQTGRWSYTYSNDLNNDGFSSDLMYIPKDASEITFVDYTPTGGVLMTAAEQSAAFFEYVNDNDYLSKHKGEYAERFGHVQPWVHRFDIKILQDIFTNFGSNRKYTLQLSIDLLNVGNMINDNWGTISYVPLANYENIRPLTMVGRPTVTTAPTFRLNANTVDAFKAGTSLTKTISTSNTWGALFGLRFIF
- a CDS encoding T9SS type A sorting domain-containing protein, producing MKKSYTLLIFIFCFLLQGYGQCIKEQISTDPTNPVNNEIPAMKNYFDWMQPSFQLNSSEININPIASPFYQVDNDIINHFVDSKDYLPIDGWELIKKDFGYNGTGIVTSPYLILYNRFSGILRCFVAMKQVAGYNAAKFTLSFTSASPDRTHSLSSIGTPLDKQIGIPEISVPTAFTNDPGKWFYADFAMNYDPCICNANSKLLISVDLIRNSSIDMKGFYEGTLVSIDNGNINKINTGSSLSLKNIGSSFEKGQKVYNSIEKLKNEQLKNVLSKSQYWNNWVNSQAVHLDDLSLADLDYFVQTNTLESFVTTEYNFFKDKLNLFQKELISDNFLKTGLRAAPYIGAAFSFIDAFISGGRQATSPQPVKLMPMSINMNATYSGTITTDLPYRDIIFYNPGTSASTMSNYNEYPYYNNGLGVMNLVETPKVDVQEDINYWYEPDTWANIYDIQWKFRMNANQIKYIINPNAGVKDSAEIFAQLIFQFTTDQGYGATLDFGNSPIIDFQNPEFNKYFYYSKPMPLSFYNDLTINAQASYTTQYTELVSVSLKLFFNFKRSDNLSNAQNIFYVSTFPTIINKVSSVAQGSLSSIPNYKTFYEQGNKTIVSNEKAWETIEVRNTTLSSASNFYLSASNIILKNGAVIKPGITIKAGDPIGVIPVNISPIPVSNIDCLSRYPLRSSKKNNTDNDNIKVFPNPFNEQLRIEDLNNSIATINLFDLQGRLIYSTKEVSSSNTINTSEYPLGVYILKLYTKNGPIIKKIIKSN